One window of the Macrobrachium nipponense isolate FS-2020 chromosome 22, ASM1510439v2, whole genome shotgun sequence genome contains the following:
- the LOC135198825 gene encoding uncharacterized peptidase C1-like protein F26E4.3, which translates to MSPSKYWSCFVGVFLTLSTGLLQVESKGFHGIEGNFCRNRQPSECCDDRMDSCEVPIQGTYCYCDEFCMVSEDRMDDDCCPDFYEVCLGRKRNHTLPVVGPTSLFLNDPPEGRPKAACNGEGAVVPHGESLLVNCNECYCNDGLLECQQDLCMTDEFIVSAINEAPREYGWTAAMHSLFWGRKAQDGLRLRTGTFSPQDKSHEMHPIRLDPDVSKIPVSFDARKKVEWAGRVADVCDQGWCGSSWAFSTLGVAQDRLSIVAKGLNRMELSAQNLLSCAELGQRGCEGGHIDRAWNYLRAHGIVREECYKYESGNSGKVPKCLIKRNDLSQLTCQAKDRYRFEPAYRIAGKEEDIQWEIMHNGPVQALMTVHTDLFMYNSGIYSYSGLTADRLKGGDTATHSVRIIGWGSSRMMGSNPIKYWLVANSWGSQWGEGGYFRIKRGTNECGIESFIITSRAKLANLMYGRKTDY; encoded by the exons GCAACCTTCCGAATGCTGCGATGACCGCATGGACTCTTGCGAGGTGCCCATCCAGGGCACCTACTGCTACTGCGACGAGTTCTGCATGGTTAGCGAAGACCGTATGGACGACGACTGCTGCCCGGACTTCTATGAGGTCTGTTTGGGCCGAAAGAGGAACCACACGCTGCCTGTTGTAGGACCTACAAGTCTATTCTTGAATGACCCTCCTGAGGGCAGACCAAAAGCTG CCTGCAACGGAGAAGGTGCTGTTGTACCACATGGGGAATCTCTGCTGGTCAACTGCAATGAATG CTACTGCAACGACGGGTTGTTAGAGTGTCAGCAAGACCTGTGTATGACGGACGAATTCATCGTGTCAGCAATCAACGAGGCTCCAAGGGAGTACGGCTGGACTGCGGCCATGCATTCCCTGTTCTGGGGCAGAAAGGCCCAGGACGGCCTCAGGCTTAGGACGGGAACATTCAGCCCTCAAGACAAG TCGCACGAAATGCACCCGATTCGACTCGACCCGGACGTTTCCAAGATCCCAGTGAGCTTTGACGCCAGGAAGAAGGTCGAGTGGGCAGGACGCGTAGCAGACGTCTGCGATCAAGGATGGTGTGGATCCTCATGGGCGTTCTCCACCCTCGGAGTAGCCCAGGACAG GTTATCGATTGTGGCCAAAGGTCTCAATCGAATGGAACTGTCTGCTCAGAATCTCCTCAGCTGTGCAGAACTAGGCCAGAGGGGCTGTGAGGGAGGTCACATAGACAGGGCTTGGAATTATCTGAGAGCACATGG CATTGTAAGAGAAGAATGTTACAAATACGAGAGCGGAAACTCCGGGAAAGTGCCCAAATGTCTCATCAAGAGGAATGACCTTTCCCAGCTTACTTGTCAG GCCAAAGATCGATACAGGTTCGAGCCCGCTTACCGAATTGCTGGCAAAGAGGAGGACATCCAGTGGGAGATCATGCACAATGGACCTGTTCAAG CCTTGATGACCGTTCACACCGACCTCTTCATGTACAACAGCGGTATCTACAGCTATTCCGGTCTGACTGCCGATCGTTTGAAGGGAGGAGATACGGCAACTCATTCTGTCAGGATCATCGGCTGGGGGAGCTCCCGAATGatgggttcgaatcccatcaaGTACTGG CTCGTGGCCAACTCCTGGGGATCCCAGTGGGGCGAAGGAGGCTACTTCAGGATCAAACGAGGGACGAACGAGTGTGGAATCGAATCCTTCATCATCACCTCCCGCGCCAAACTTGCGAACCTCATGTACGGCCGTAAAACGGACTATTAG